One genomic window of Erinaceus europaeus chromosome 7, mEriEur2.1, whole genome shotgun sequence includes the following:
- the LOC107522950 gene encoding guanine nucleotide-binding protein G(I)/G(S)/G(O) subunit gamma-5B-like: MSGFSIVMAMRKVVQKLWLEAWLNHMKVSQAAADLKHLSAEHDPLLTGVSSSTNPFSPQKVCSFFYQHGDGQKYFLRR; encoded by the exons ATGTCTGGCTTTTCCATTGTCATGGCTATGAGGAAGGTGGTTCAGAAGCTCTGGCTGGAAGCCTGGCTAAACCATATGAAGGTTTCCCAAGCAGCTGCAGACTTAAAACATCTGTCTGCAGAACATGACCCCTTGCTAACCGGAGTGTCTTCAAGTACTAATCCATTCAGTCCTCAGAAAGTCTGTTCCTTTTTTTA tcaACATGGAGATGGACAAAAGTATTTTCTGAGAAGATGa